One window from the genome of Carcharodon carcharias isolate sCarCar2 chromosome 9, sCarCar2.pri, whole genome shotgun sequence encodes:
- the nhsl2 gene encoding NHS-like protein 2 isoform X2: protein MLWSIYTEKMEYISNTFIISRNMGAGSNLDQESKRTAHFKSLWQQNVNVFGSSSRPPCVEELHQEAQLNLQALLQEKFGEPTVQNDVAANTFGHKPFLNREVLPDSCPRKGEKRMEFVLMPSTRSNSEDETTTIGIRPQELFLNSPSTPDKPRKWIQAIPQSTPEEKRWHPTRTVQADLVPINVTGETLERHANTRHSLFNIETAMNPKSTLRRRRTVTGLHESAQPQQGSSTEDSTSPHMPMTAEATQRLFTFDEDMNVANGKRDVVSNLGIGQSFPTTLRKVHSDLGQITNPNLTQSSGNITFTMNNAPMMHMSFSEHSFSSLNSSWDQMKGINFSSSWNNSSGVNPPNSVSAEAMHVDGCALNTFSQTYRSVQSHTQHAFCSPAQKQLLPHASTSNPGEPCHCSENQMEGHHSSSGTCNGSNSMCAPHISDMALSVSLQCLKHSSQCDSELSLNAGSHSECNVALSTFNPREGQTQNTTRPVFGSFMPSQGETSVRAQNLKDIRTNHERIIVYTTNDPDEEKNSNLELSGHSNTDTCKFRERSLSTPTDSGSCCSSDAVRCYDSKSYDHSRRHSENYIMRYPSASSEDSQSTENVSVITDQEGSQKTRTRSRSISLKKPKKKPVPPVRSVSLKKFGASPKLVEPAPSISPGESRPTKLFIPSEKQVVQSESVDSNESSGFISDARSSSATPTLRDGEPIRYPEHWFLNDWKSNDPYRSLSNSSTATGITVIECAKSRGSSESLTSPSISRATTPSQLSVEAESKMSSPGKLPGLMSPSSGYSSQSETPTSAFSMSVYQGHVPQAVGKAKPKVPERKSSLQPTSPNEKSPKSKRVFDLPITPPAHLDLSGLKLSFKSKSKASRRHSDSSNSIKPSQKHSPNQASMPVITQTVLESVRLRSVSRSEIEDNAEILNSPQETQTDSSETSQKKIRPPVPGKPPMSKRPSSILLKISPTEQATPVASQLSEATSRKCFATVFRKVGVKKQDSVEGVASQKPLASLETAPHQPNYLQSHHMGNKQTRATPATADESQRKSFTELTRSSTQYTEKKKNKTPPPVPKKPNVLIVPTNTAHILVVTDRSKRSPLHSPAATPDSNSANISFTNVTFEKSLEATDMIASHGRNVDPSIETVPRSSIHFEGNPNKEYSDGYGPCQNITLSNAPGQNPTDIFLNLATKQRSPIGAQSGDIVMEDDDDVFISSGVLRSTEDLFTVIHRSKRKVLGWKEPGEPFNIRHVAVSPVKPPATPPNSGLKLSPSTSGSGAKTSTSNENFKALLQKKGSKPASGMRMSAAELLKSTNPLARRIATEFTQESERCQPIMEPISERCQPILKPVSPENTSRS from the exons AAAAGTTTGGTGAGCCTACGGTACAAAACGACGTGGCTGCAAACACCTTCGGACACAAACCATTTCTCAACAGAGAGGTCCTTCCTGACAGCTGTCCCAGAAAAGGGGAGAAGCGGATGGAATTTGTATTGATG CCAAGCACAAGGTCTAATAGTGAGGATGAGACAACCACCATTGGTATAAGACCACAAGAGCTATTTCTGAACTCGCCATCTACACCGGATAAGCCACGCAAGTGGATTCAGGCCATACCACAATCAACACCAGAGGAAAAGAGGTGGCACCCGACACGGACTGTTCAGGCGGATCTCGTACCCATCAATGTGACTG GGGAAACCCTTGAGCGGCACGCGAACACGCGCCACTCTTTATTCAACATAGAGACCGCAATGAACCCAAAGAGTACACTGAGGAGGAGACGAACAGTCACTGGCTTGCACGAGTCAGCTCAGCCTCAGCAAG GCTCTTCAACAGAAGATTCCACATCTCCTCACATGCCAATGACTGCAGAGGCAACCCAGCGTCTCTTTACTTTTGATGAAGATATGAATGTTGCCAATGGGAAAAGGGATGTGGTCAGCAATCTTGGAATAGGACAATCTTTCCCCACTACACTCAGGAAAGTACATAGTGATCTGGGTCAAATAACCAATCCAAATCTAACTCAATCTTCAGGGAATATCACATTCACCATGAACAATGCACCAATGATGCACATGTCCTTTAGCGAACATAGTTTCTCTTCACTTAACTCTTCTTGGGATCAAATGAAAGGAATTAACTTTTCTTCTTCCTGGAATAATTCAAGTGGTGTAAACCCACCAAACTCTGTATCAGCAGAAGCCATGCATGTTGATGGATGTGCTCTAAATACATTCAGTCAGACTTACCGCAGCGTCCAGTCTCACACACAGCATGCATTTTGTTCCCCAGCTCAAAAACAACTGTTGCCTCATGCTAGCACATCCAATCCAGGAGAACCATGTCATTGTTCAGAGAACCAGATGGAAGGTCATCATTCCTCCAGCGGAACTTGTAATGGCAGCAATTCCATGTGTGCTCCTCACATTTCAGATATGGCTCTATCTGTGTCACTTCAATGTTTGAAACATTCTTCACAATGTGACTCGGAACTATCACTGAATGCTGGCTCCCATTCAGAATGCAATGTTGCATTATCAACCTTTAATCCAAGGGAAGGCCAAACACAAAATACCACACGTCCTGTGTTTGGCTCTTTCATGCCAAGTCAAGGGGAAACATCAGTGAGAGCTCAGAATCTTAAGGATATAAGAACTAACCATGAACGAATTATAGTTTACACAACCAATGACCCAGATGAAGAAAAAAACTCAAACCTGGAACTCTCAGGTCATTCTAATACAGATACTTGCAAGTTCCGCGAGAGATCATTGTCAACTCCAACAGATTCTGGGTCATGTTGTTCATCAGATGCTGTAAGATGCTATGATTCCAAGAGTTATGACCACTCCCGGCGGCATAGTGAGAATTACATCATGCGTTATCCAAGTGCCAGCTCAGAGGATAGCCAAAGCACTGAGAATGTATCTGTGATAACAGATCAGGAGGGATCACAGAAAACAAGGACTCGATCAAGAAGCATCTCTCTGAAAAAGCCAAAGAAGAAACCTGTTCCTCCAGTGCGCAGTGTTTCTCTGAAGAAATTTGGAGCTAGTCCTAAACTTGTGGAACCTGCACCAAGCATCTCACCTGGAGAAAGTAGACCTACAAAGCTCTTTATCCCTTCAGAGAAGCAAGTAGTTCAAAGTGAATCGGTAGACAGCAATGAATCCAGTGGCTTTATATCAGATGCCCGTTCTAGTTCTGCTACACCcacactgagagatggagaacCCATTCGGTACCCAGAACATTGGTTCCTTAATGATTGGAAGTCCAATGATCCATACAGATCATTATCAAATTCTAGTACTGCCACAGGTATAACTGTAATTGAATGTGCAAAGTCTCGTGGCAGTTCTGAATCCTTGACATCTCCATCTATTTCAAGAGCCACTACACCATCCCAATTATCTGTGGAGGCTGAATCTAAAATGTCTTCTCCAGGGAAGCTCCCTGGTTTGATGTCACCGTCCAGTGGTTATTCAAGCCAGTCAGAAACTCCAACATCTGCTTTCTCTATGTCTGTTTATCAAGGCCATGTACCACAAGCAGTTGGCAAAGCAAAGCCCAAGGTGCCAGAGCGGAAGTCTTCATTGCAACCAACTTCCCCAAATGAAAAGAGCCCAAAGTCAAAGCGTGTCTTTGATCTACCCATTACTCCACCTGCTCATTTAGATCTGTCAGGACTTAAGCTATCTTTTAAAAGCAAATCCAAAGCCAGCAGACGGCATTCTGATTCCTCAAATAGTATTAAACCAAGCCAGAAACATAGccctaaccaagcttctatgcCTGTGATAACACAGACTGTTCTGGAGTCTGTACGCCTACGCTCAGTCAGCAGATCAGAAATTGAGGATAATGCAGAAATTTTAAACTCACCACAGGAAACCCAAACTGACTCTTCTGAAACATCTCAGAAAAAAATCCGACCACCTGTTCCTGGAAAGCCACCAATGTCAAAGAGGCCTTCAAGTATTTTACTGAAGATTTCTCCCACTGAGCAGGCAACTCCTGTTGCTTCACAGCTTTCAGAGGCAACTTCAAGAAAATGTTTTGCCACGGTCTTTAGAAAGGTTGGGGTAAAGAAACAAGACTCTGTGGAAGGTGTAGCAAGTCAGAAACCTTTGGCATCACTGGAAACTGCACCCCATCAACCTAACTACCTTCAAAGTCACCACATGGGTAACAAACAAACAAGAGCAACTCCAGCCACTGCAGATGAGAGTCAAAGGAAAAGTTTTACAGAGCTAACCAGGAGTTCCACTCAATATACtgagaaaaagaaaaataagaCTCCGCCCCCTGTACCTAAGAAACCAAATGTGCTGATTGTACCAACTAATACAGCACACATACTTGTAGTCACAGATAGATCAAAGCGGAGCCCACTACACAGCCCAGCTGCCACTCCAGATTCCAACAGTGCCAATATTTCATTTACCAATGTTACATTTGAAAAAAGTTTAGAAGCGACCGATATGATTGCATCACATGGTCGGAACGTTGATCCAAGTATAGAGACTGTACCAAGAAGTAGCATTCATTTCGAGGGAAACCCGAATAAAGAATACAGTGATGGATATGGGCCATGCCAAAATATAACACTGAGTAATGCTCCGGGTCAGAATCCTACAG ACATTTTTTTGAATCTGGCAACTAAACAGAGAAGTCCCATAGGTGCACAGAGTGGAGACATTGTAATGGAGGATGACGATGATGTCTTTATCTCCTCAGGCGTCCTACGCTCCACTGAAGATCTCTTCACTGTTATTCACAG GTCAAAGAGGAAGGTGCTGGGATGGAAAGAGCCTGGAGAACCATTCAATATCAGGCACGTGGCTGTTTCACCTGTCAAACCCCCTGCAACACCTCCTAACAGTGGACTCAAACTTTCTCCCTCGACCAGTGGGAGTGGGGCCAAAACCAGCACCAGCAACGAGAACTTTAAGGCCTTATTACAGAAGAAGGGCAGCAAGCCTGCATCTGGCATGCGCATGTCCGCAGCTGAGCTCCTGAAAAGCACCAACCCACTTGCGAGAAGGATTGCAACAGAGTTTACACAGGAGTCGGAAAGGTGCCAGCCCATAATGGAGCCAATTTCGGAAAGGTGTCAGCCCATACTGAAGCCAGTTTCTCCTGAAAACACGTCAAGAAGTTAG